In the genome of Arachis stenosperma cultivar V10309 chromosome 6, arast.V10309.gnm1.PFL2, whole genome shotgun sequence, the window CCTTAGCTTTATGAACAAGCACACACAAGATCAAATTTTTTACTTAATAACAAAGTGAAATTGAACTTGGAATGCGAAATTAACCTTAGCATCACGGTAATTGATGATGAATTTCCCGGTTCCTTCTTGAAGAACAACACGAGCTATGGCAGACTTCCGGCGACCGGTACCAATGATGGTTTGAGCGGCGAATCCACCGGGAAGCCTGGACTTGACGAGGCGCCTGAGGTCAACAGTTTCTGGCTCCGCCGGAGAAACGGCAGCGGCAGCGGAAGAGGCAGAGACAGCGAGGGAGGGGAATGTAGTTGATTTAGAGACGCGCGAGGGAGGGAGCGTGAGCGCGTGGGATCTTTGGGAAACGTGAGAAGAGAAGGAGAGTGAAGAGAAGGAGGAAGTGAGGAATGAGAGTGAAGCTGCCATGTCTGCAACTGTAACTACCTTCGCCAAAATGGAAGCTTTGGTTGGATATGAAGGGATTTGTATGTTGAAGATAGAGCTATAGAGCAGGATAACGAAgttgcctttttttttttggtaacaatgaattattattttttttttattttttaaagttagAAATAACTCAAATTTAAAACCtctaaataagaataaaaaaattatgtcttTGAACTATCATtcgttgaatttttttttttgtttaattatgtCCTTATAATTTcatctatttttaaattaaatttctatATATACTAGTGTTAAAGGgtttatcttttaatttgacattataaataaaaaataatattttataattctaaatttttgagTTTAATATAACACTTTCTTCGGCTttgtataataaattttttgaatttaatataatattgtCATTGTCATTTACATAATAACACTTTGAAATTTGAATAGATATATAAATAAGGgcaatttaagaaaataaattatttgactTTTAAAATTACGAAAATACAACTTTGGTAGTTTGGATACGAAAATGCaactttttataaatttatataaatcgTTGAAGGGGTCCCACGGATTTGAAATAGACGTAAACCACTGGAGGGGTTCCATGGTTTACACGTACCAAGTTCTACTATATATACCAACCTAGAGTGAGTGGTGTGATAGTAGCATAGTTATCAAAACCGAACCGGACCGATCGATTTGACCGAAAAATTGATGAACCGGTGATCTGACCGGTTCAGTTGGTTAATTGGACCAGACATGCATTTGAACCGATTAACAGTGGTCAAATATGTTCAAAATTGGCCGGTTCGCACCTCAGGTAGCACTAGACTCGCCGCGGGTCTACGGTGTACCCGCGGGCCGCCGAACCATTGTATGAGCTTCCTCAACTATTCCCCCAAAAATGTTAAACGTGGGGTTGATAATAACATAGTTATCAGAATtggaccggaccggccggttcgactGAAAAATTGGTGGTCTGACCGATTCGGTTTGTTAATTGGAGCGGACATGTATTCGAATTGGTCAACGGTGGTCAAACCGTTCATataggctgcgtttgtttagTGTATCCTATAATACATAGACACAGAGACATAAACATTGAAGACACGGACATAATATGACACAAATTTTTTAAACTTGTTTGGTATATAAATACAAAACAGAAGACACAAATCACAATCTTGTTAAATTTCAATATTACCCTTATTGCAAACTGTTACCAGTACCATCACTATACAACCACTATCTCAACCAAACCATTAACAATCAGCCACCATctcaacaaaaaataattaccaATAACAATCTAAAActaaataacaaatttaatacaacaaatatcaacaaaaaaatcaatctaacaaaattaatacaaaattattttaacaaaatttaacaaaaattcaaataaataaaaaattaaattatacaaaaaaaaatagtgcCAGAAAGGAGAAGGAGAACAGATCTAGAACATGTTAACAAAGTATGGATCTAGAAACACAGTGCGCGGAAGAACGGAGAACGATCTGAAAAGATGGTGAAAGACGAGAGAACAGTGCGCAGATCTGATCGTCGACGAGAAGTGAAGCAGAGGCAACAATCGCAAAAGGTGACGGCGGCAAAGAGACAACcgtgaagaaaaaaaaagtgaggGAGGAGAAAAGGGAGGAAGGGATAGGGTGATAGCGGTGGTCTGGGTGGAAGAAAGGGAGGAAAGGCGGTGGTTTGGGTGGAAGAGAGGCCGTGgaaggagaggaggaagagaggcGGCAGTGATTTGGATGGAAGGAAAGGAGGAAGAGACGCGGCAGCAACCTAGTGGTACGACGAGAGAAGAGGTAGTGGTGGTCGGAGTGACAAGAAGAAAAGATGGTGGTGGTCTGTATTTTGGAAGTGGAAGAGAAAATGGATGAAAGGAACtgaggaaggagaagaatttGAAGGGTAATTATGAAAATTAAATGTTAAAAGTAGTGTGTCTATGTCTCAAGTTTAGTGTTCCACCCCTTCCTCCTATACACAAATTTTGTGTCTTTGTGTGCCTTTGTGTCTTGCCGTGTCTATCAAAATTTTGTGTCTAACTAACCAAACGAAAAACGTGTGCTTCCGTGTCTATGT includes:
- the LOC130933167 gene encoding 30S ribosomal protein S9, chloroplastic — protein: MAASLSFLTSSFSSLSFSSHVSQRSHALTLPPSRVSKSTTFPSLAVSASSAAAAVSPAEPETVDLRRLVKSRLPGGFAAQTIIGTGRRKSAIARVVLQEGTGKFIINYRDAKEYLQGNPLWLQYIRVPLITLGYENSYDVFVKAEGGGLSGQAQAISLGIARALLKVSEDHRQPLRQEGLLTRDSRVVERKKPGLKKARKAPQYSKR